A genomic segment from Gammaproteobacteria bacterium encodes:
- the dnaE gene encoding DNA polymerase III subunit alpha, protein MSVKFIHLRVHTEFSLVDGIVRIKPLVKKIAAAGMPAVAVTDQNNLFGLVKFYRAAMAAGIKPIVGVDLWVSGDSPSDPVSRLVLLVQNREGYLNLTRLISRGYIEGQHQGVPIIQKSWLNGATEGLIALSGGREGNVGVALLAKRQDEAAALLNQWCELFPDRFYLELQRTGREREDEYIHAAVDLAIKAQMPVVATNDVRFIKSDEFDAHEARVCINQGRVLDDPRRPRDYSEQQYLRTPEEMVELFSDIPEALENTVEIAKRCNIELTLGKNVLPDFPVPEGVSVDEHFRDISAKGLDERLELLFGQQAPDFQEKHKIYHERLKIELDVIIKMGFPGYFLIVADFIQWAKDQDIPVGPGRGSGAGSIVAYALKITDLDPIEYELLFERFLNPERVSMPDFDIDFCMEGRDRVIEYVAQTYGRDRVSQIITYGTMAAKAVVRDVGRVLGYPYGLVDKLAKLIPFELGITLTGALEQEEELKRRYDEEDEVKTLFDLALSLEGVTRNAGKHAGGVVISPSALTDFTPLYCEEGASGTVTQFDKNDVEAVGLVKFDFLGLRTLTIIDWALKTINRQKSEKGEDILDITQIPLDDKETFVLLKNCATTAVFQLESRGMKDLIKRLQPDCFEEIIALVALFRPGPLQSGMVDDFINRKHGRAKVEFPHPDLEPVLSPTYGVILYQEQVMQIAQVLAKFSLGAADLLRRAMGKKNPAEMAKQRVIFTEGAVKNSVKEETATYIFDLMEKFAGYGFNKSHSAAYALVSYQTAWLKTHYPAQFMAAVLSADMDNTDKVVMLVDECQAMKINVLPPDVNLCKYAFAVPDNDSIIYGLGAIKGVGAAAIESIVDSRNKEGIYKSLFDFCQRIDLRKANRRVLDTLVRSGALDQLGAGRSTLMATLIKAIKLAEQTQKNSDTGQTDLFGSAVKDEGDSSYSDEYYIAQAEWSDEIRLTGEKETLGLYLTGHPIDRYESELKQFISSRLNKLQPNRDQNVTIAGLVVDIRTRNSRKGDRMAFIILDDRTSRFELAVFPEAYSHYGELIIKDQLIVVSGSISVDDYSGGFKMSAEKIYNIAQAREMYAKRIEVEFDSSKQKSDFLPILEKTLDPFREGICPVNINYQSENARARLVLGADWRVSPTDEFIQRIKKLAGDNEVQIIY, encoded by the coding sequence ATGTCTGTAAAATTTATCCATTTAAGAGTACACACCGAGTTTTCTCTGGTTGACGGTATTGTCCGTATCAAACCGCTGGTAAAAAAAATAGCGGCCGCAGGAATGCCAGCGGTGGCGGTGACAGACCAAAATAATCTGTTTGGTCTGGTTAAATTTTATCGCGCTGCAATGGCTGCGGGAATCAAACCTATTGTCGGGGTTGACCTGTGGGTCAGTGGTGACTCCCCCAGTGATCCGGTATCACGTCTGGTGTTATTAGTTCAAAATCGTGAAGGTTATCTGAATCTGACGCGTTTAATTTCTCGTGGCTATATTGAAGGGCAGCATCAAGGTGTTCCAATCATTCAAAAATCGTGGTTAAACGGTGCAACAGAAGGTTTGATCGCGCTTTCAGGAGGGCGTGAAGGTAATGTTGGTGTGGCATTGCTTGCTAAAAGGCAAGATGAAGCTGCCGCTTTACTGAACCAATGGTGCGAACTGTTTCCCGATCGGTTTTATCTGGAACTGCAACGTACGGGGCGGGAGCGTGAAGATGAATATATTCATGCGGCTGTTGATTTGGCGATCAAAGCTCAAATGCCTGTGGTGGCGACCAATGATGTACGTTTTATTAAATCGGATGAATTTGATGCACATGAAGCGCGTGTCTGTATCAATCAAGGACGAGTGCTAGATGATCCGCGCCGTCCGCGTGACTACAGTGAACAACAATACCTGCGTACCCCTGAAGAGATGGTCGAGCTATTTTCGGACATTCCTGAAGCGCTGGAAAATACGGTGGAAATTGCAAAGCGTTGCAATATCGAATTAACCCTTGGGAAAAATGTACTGCCTGATTTTCCTGTGCCAGAAGGAGTGAGCGTCGATGAGCATTTTCGTGACATCTCAGCTAAAGGCCTGGATGAACGTTTAGAGTTACTGTTTGGTCAGCAAGCGCCAGACTTCCAGGAAAAACATAAAATTTATCATGAACGCCTGAAAATTGAGCTTGATGTCATCATTAAGATGGGCTTTCCAGGTTATTTTTTGATTGTGGCCGATTTTATCCAATGGGCGAAAGATCAAGATATTCCCGTGGGGCCGGGGCGTGGTTCTGGTGCAGGTTCGATTGTTGCGTATGCGCTTAAAATCACAGATCTCGACCCCATTGAATATGAGCTTCTGTTTGAACGTTTCTTGAATCCAGAACGTGTTTCCATGCCCGATTTTGATATCGACTTCTGTATGGAAGGGCGGGATCGGGTGATTGAGTATGTTGCACAGACTTATGGTCGTGATCGCGTTTCACAAATCATAACTTATGGCACGATGGCGGCTAAAGCGGTGGTGCGAGATGTGGGGCGTGTATTGGGATATCCCTATGGTTTGGTGGATAAACTGGCCAAACTGATTCCTTTTGAATTGGGTATCACGTTGACAGGCGCGCTGGAGCAAGAAGAAGAGCTCAAAAGACGTTATGACGAAGAGGATGAAGTTAAAACACTATTTGATTTAGCACTCTCTCTGGAAGGCGTGACCCGTAATGCCGGTAAACATGCGGGAGGCGTGGTGATATCACCTTCCGCGCTGACTGACTTTACACCTCTTTATTGTGAGGAGGGCGCTTCGGGCACAGTCACCCAGTTTGATAAAAATGATGTTGAAGCCGTGGGTTTGGTTAAGTTTGACTTTTTAGGGCTGCGAACACTCACCATTATTGATTGGGCGTTAAAAACAATAAACAGACAAAAATCCGAGAAGGGTGAGGATATTTTGGATATCACTCAAATTCCTTTGGATGATAAAGAGACCTTTGTTTTATTAAAAAACTGTGCGACGACGGCTGTTTTTCAGCTTGAGTCACGCGGAATGAAAGATTTGATCAAACGACTGCAGCCGGACTGTTTTGAAGAGATCATCGCTTTGGTTGCACTGTTCAGGCCGGGGCCATTGCAATCGGGCATGGTGGACGATTTTATTAATCGTAAACATGGCCGTGCAAAAGTTGAATTTCCGCACCCTGATCTAGAGCCTGTTTTAAGTCCCACTTATGGAGTGATTCTTTATCAAGAGCAAGTGATGCAGATTGCTCAGGTGCTTGCTAAGTTTTCACTGGGTGCGGCAGATCTGTTACGCCGAGCCATGGGCAAGAAAAACCCTGCTGAAATGGCAAAGCAGCGCGTGATATTTACTGAGGGCGCGGTAAAAAACAGTGTCAAAGAAGAGACGGCCACCTACATCTTTGATTTGATGGAAAAGTTTGCCGGTTATGGCTTTAATAAATCACACTCTGCGGCGTATGCTTTGGTTTCCTACCAAACAGCTTGGTTAAAAACACACTATCCTGCACAGTTTATGGCGGCCGTGTTGTCAGCGGATATGGATAATACGGATAAGGTTGTGATGCTGGTGGATGAGTGTCAAGCCATGAAAATCAATGTGTTACCGCCGGATGTTAATCTTTGTAAGTATGCATTTGCCGTTCCCGATAATGATTCAATCATTTATGGCTTAGGAGCTATAAAGGGCGTAGGGGCAGCCGCTATTGAAAGCATTGTTGATAGCCGAAACAAAGAAGGCATCTATAAAAGTCTATTCGACTTTTGCCAGCGTATTGATTTGCGCAAAGCGAATCGCCGGGTTCTGGATACTTTGGTGCGTTCGGGAGCACTGGATCAATTGGGTGCCGGTCGTTCAACACTCATGGCGACATTGATCAAGGCAATTAAGTTAGCCGAGCAAACTCAGAAAAATAGTGACACGGGTCAAACGGATCTGTTTGGCAGTGCGGTGAAAGATGAGGGTGATTCAAGCTACAGTGATGAATATTATATTGCTCAGGCAGAGTGGAGTGATGAAATTCGACTGACGGGTGAAAAAGAGACGTTAGGGCTTTATCTGACGGGTCATCCCATTGATCGTTATGAGAGTGAGTTGAAACAGTTTATCTCATCAAGGTTAAATAAATTACAACCAAACCGCGACCAAAACGTGACGATTGCTGGATTGGTGGTCGATATTCGTACAAGAAATAGCCGCAAAGGCGACCGTATGGCGTTCATTATTCTGGATGACCGCACAAGCCGTTTTGAACTCGCCGTTTTCCCTGAAGCGTATAGCCATTATGGTGAGTTGATTATTAAAGACCAATTGATCGTTGTCAGTGGTTCAATCAGTGTGGATGATTATTCCGGTGGATTTAAAATGAGCGCTGAAAAAATCTACAACATTGCTCAGGCGCGTGAAATGTACGCCAAACGCATCGAAGTTGAGTTTGATTCGTCAAAGCAAAAGAGCGATTTTCTACCGATTCTTGAAAAAACACTTGATCCTTTTAGAGAAGGCATCTGCCCTGTCAATATTAACTACCAAAGTGAAAATGCCCGAGCACGTTTGGTGTTAGGGGCTGATTGGCGGGTGAGTCCGACTGACGAGTTCATTCAGCGCATAAAAAAACTGGCAGGTGACAATGAGGTTCAAATTATTTATTAG
- a CDS encoding TatD family hydrolase, whose protein sequence is MFVDSHCHLNLLADFKKTSDATSAIAEAGEQGVSHILCVSVDMQSLPDVLNISEQFDNVFASVGVHPNVRDIDEPSVQELCELAYTPKVIAIGETGLDYFRSEPEDTGEQQARFRRHITAAKQCNKPLIIHCRDAREDTLRILHEESASEVGGVMHCFVEDWETAQAAMDMNFYISFSGIVTFKSAKELRDVAKQVPLDRMLIETDAPYLAPVPFRGKVNQPAYVRHVAECIAELRGISVDEVAEATSRNFFELFKSAIPPLSLFDT, encoded by the coding sequence CTGTTTGTAGATTCCCATTGCCACCTCAATTTACTGGCCGATTTCAAGAAGACCTCAGATGCAACATCTGCCATCGCTGAAGCGGGAGAGCAAGGTGTCAGCCATATTCTTTGTGTATCGGTCGATATGCAATCACTGCCTGATGTACTTAATATTTCGGAGCAGTTTGATAACGTCTTTGCCAGTGTGGGTGTTCATCCGAATGTGCGTGATATTGATGAGCCGTCTGTCCAAGAGTTGTGTGAATTAGCCTATACTCCAAAAGTCATTGCTATTGGTGAAACAGGTCTGGACTATTTTCGTTCAGAGCCAGAGGATACTGGTGAGCAGCAGGCACGTTTTCGACGGCATATTACAGCAGCAAAACAGTGTAACAAACCATTAATTATTCACTGTCGAGATGCACGGGAAGATACATTACGAATTTTACACGAAGAGAGTGCCTCTGAAGTGGGGGGGGTGATGCACTGTTTTGTAGAGGATTGGGAGACGGCTCAAGCAGCAATGGATATGAATTTTTATATCTCATTTTCAGGTATCGTGACTTTTAAAAGTGCAAAAGAGTTGCGCGATGTTGCAAAACAGGTTCCGTTGGATCGCATGCTGATTGAAACGGATGCACCTTATCTGGCACCTGTTCCTTTTCGTGGAAAAGTGAATCAACCTGCTTATGTGCGGCATGTTGCGGAATGTATTGCCGAGCTTCGTGGAATCAGTGTTGATGAAGTTGCAGAGGCGACTAGTCGTAACTTTTTTGAACTGTTTAAATCAGCAATCCCGCCACTTTCCCTGTTTGACACATGA
- a CDS encoding DMT family transporter — MFFKSSSGSWPVLCLLYGATMWGVLWYPLRLLEGAGLSGLWVSLTIYSAALLLGMVLARGHWAEWRRHPWKLAALAVLVGWTNIAFILALLDGNVVRVILLFYLSPLWATLLSWLFLGERLSASVLALLALAMVGALIMLWDPMLGSPWPQEKSDWLAISSGVTFAASNVLIRRLQDVSVRTKTLVSWWGTTLLAAIWILSIGLPLPEVSWQPVTAALLLGILGISSMTLAVQYGVTHMPVQRSAVILLFELVAAAISAQLLAAEVVSPSEWVGGGLIILAAYLSSRSSVFLHGKNKV; from the coding sequence ATGTTCTTTAAATCTTCTTCCGGTTCATGGCCAGTGCTCTGTTTGTTGTACGGAGCCACCATGTGGGGCGTACTCTGGTATCCACTACGTCTGCTAGAGGGTGCGGGACTAAGTGGCTTATGGGTCAGCTTGACGATCTATTCTGCAGCTCTGCTGTTGGGCATGGTGCTGGCACGGGGGCACTGGGCCGAGTGGCGTCGCCACCCTTGGAAACTCGCCGCCCTGGCCGTGTTGGTGGGTTGGACCAATATTGCATTTATCCTCGCACTGCTGGACGGCAACGTCGTACGGGTGATTCTGTTGTTTTACCTGTCACCGCTATGGGCAACCCTGCTCAGTTGGCTGTTTTTAGGGGAACGGTTGTCGGCCAGTGTATTGGCACTCCTGGCTCTGGCCATGGTTGGTGCATTGATCATGTTATGGGATCCCATGTTGGGGTCGCCCTGGCCGCAAGAAAAAAGTGACTGGTTAGCGATCAGTTCAGGAGTGACCTTCGCCGCAAGCAATGTTTTGATTCGCAGATTGCAAGATGTCTCGGTGCGAACCAAAACGTTGGTGAGTTGGTGGGGGACGACCCTGTTGGCTGCCATCTGGATTCTGAGTATTGGATTGCCGCTGCCGGAAGTCTCTTGGCAGCCCGTGACAGCGGCCTTGCTTCTGGGGATATTAGGTATCAGCAGCATGACCTTGGCGGTGCAGTATGGCGTTACTCACATGCCGGTTCAGCGCTCAGCAGTGATCCTGTTGTTCGAGTTAGTCGCAGCGGCAATTTCAGCACAACTGCTTGCCGCAGAGGTGGTTAGTCCTAGTGAATGGGTGGGTGGTGGTCTGATCATTTTGGCGGCCTATCTATCGAGTCGCTCATCGGTTTTTTTACACGGAAAAAATAAAGTGTAA
- a CDS encoding helix-turn-helix transcriptional regulator, giving the protein MDRESRKILDQFGQQLRFWRKSKGFSQLDLALDANVSSKHISFLETGRNKPSREMVLLLASTLELPLRNRNELLLSAGFSENYSRTPIHKKEMENIQKVLAMMLEKHEPYPAIVLDWGWNVLMGNRGYNNMLESVKSLQTDFSTSSNIVELIFDPKGLKPFISNWEEVASTAIQRLHREMMENKNRHENLLARLLSYSDTPSHWRNLNFKKSPEPMIYVELKIEDASLKLLTTLSSFGTPIDVTAEEIVIEQYFPADEATKQFFESKPS; this is encoded by the coding sequence ATGGATAGAGAAAGTAGAAAAATATTGGATCAGTTTGGCCAACAACTGCGTTTCTGGCGGAAATCAAAAGGATTCAGTCAACTGGATTTGGCACTGGATGCAAATGTCAGCAGCAAACATATCAGTTTCCTTGAAACTGGGCGCAACAAACCCAGCCGAGAAATGGTTTTATTGCTAGCAAGCACTCTGGAACTGCCCTTGAGAAATCGCAATGAACTTCTTTTATCCGCAGGTTTTTCTGAAAATTACAGCCGCACACCCATCCACAAAAAAGAGATGGAAAATATTCAAAAAGTTCTGGCAATGATGCTTGAAAAACATGAACCTTATCCTGCCATCGTACTGGATTGGGGCTGGAATGTATTAATGGGAAACAGAGGTTACAACAACATGCTGGAGTCAGTGAAATCACTGCAAACTGACTTCTCCACCTCATCCAACATTGTCGAGTTAATATTTGACCCGAAAGGTTTAAAACCTTTCATAAGCAACTGGGAAGAGGTCGCAAGCACAGCGATTCAGCGCCTTCACCGTGAAATGATGGAGAATAAGAACAGGCATGAAAATTTATTGGCGCGTCTATTATCCTATTCCGACACACCTTCACATTGGCGAAACCTGAATTTCAAAAAAAGCCCCGAACCGATGATTTATGTGGAGCTCAAAATAGAAGATGCCTCCCTGAAACTACTCACGACATTATCATCTTTTGGAACGCCCATTGATGTTACCGCAGAAGAGATCGTGATTGAGCAATATTTTCCTGCCGATGAAGCAACAAAACAGTTTTTTGAAAGTAAACCATCTTAG